The Myxococcales bacterium genome includes a region encoding these proteins:
- a CDS encoding DUF559 domain-containing protein, producing the protein MDQHLRVMFLNLTHPSRAEYWCERALARATDLPYWRQHRIGKYVVDLTVPDVRLAIEIDDKSHRSSHQKQRDNGRNKALSTAGWTLVRLLDSDIMRAAATGMMGQGMLELTAFLAAQIRDLPAQDSLIEFREDYYVRKAKERAEKKARAQRAARISLGKRMTKREQNAIAANPEI; encoded by the coding sequence ATGGACCAACATCTCCGAGTCATGTTCCTGAATCTCACGCACCCGTCGCGCGCTGAATATTGGTGCGAGCGCGCGCTCGCCCGCGCAACGGATTTACCCTATTGGCGACAACATCGAATCGGCAAATATGTGGTCGACTTGACCGTTCCCGATGTTCGCCTGGCCATTGAAATCGACGACAAGTCCCACCGTTCAAGCCACCAAAAGCAACGCGACAATGGCAGAAATAAAGCCTTGTCCACGGCGGGTTGGACGCTTGTCCGCCTACTGGATTCGGACATCATGCGGGCCGCGGCCACGGGCATGATGGGCCAAGGGATGCTCGAGCTAACGGCCTTCCTGGCCGCGCAGATTCGCGACCTACCGGCGCAAGATTCGCTTATTGAATTTCGCGAGGATTACTACGTTCGCAAGGCGAAAGAACGGGCAGAAAAGAAGGCTCGAGCGCAACGTGCGGCGCGCATCTCTCTTGGCAAACGAATGACGAAAAGAGAGCAAAACGCAATTGCCGCAAACCCCGAAATCTAG